One Aegilops tauschii subsp. strangulata cultivar AL8/78 chromosome 7, Aet v6.0, whole genome shotgun sequence genomic window carries:
- the LOC120966690 gene encoding LOW QUALITY PROTEIN: NADH dehydrogenase [ubiquinone] iron-sulfur protein 2 (The sequence of the model RefSeq protein was modified relative to this genomic sequence to represent the inferred CDS: substituted 1 base at 1 genomic stop codon), which translates to MTTRNGQIKNFTSNSGPQHPAAHGVSRSVLEMNGEVVERAEPHIGSLHRGTEKLIEYKTYLQALPYFDRLDYVSTMAQEHTHSSAAERLLNCEVPLRAQYIRVLFCEITRISNHSLASTTHAMDVGASTPFLWAFEEREKLLEFYERVPGARMHASFIRPGGVAQDLPLGLCXDIDSSTQQFASRIDELEEMSTGNRIWKQQLVDIGTVTAQQAKDWGFSGVMLRGLKWWAYPSQPGVCWDSRRAAPYDVHDQSDLDVTVGTRGDHYDRYCIRIEEMRQSVRIIVQCPNQMPSGMIKADDRKLCPPSRSRMKLSMESSIHHFKLYTEGFSVPAPSTYTAVEAPKGEFGVFLVSNGSNHPYRCKIRAPSFAHSQGLDSMSKHHMPADVVTIIGTQDIVFGEVDR; encoded by the exons ATGACGACTAGGAACGGGCAAATCAAGAATTTCACTTCGAATTCCGGACCTCAACATCCTGCTGCTCATGGTGTTTCACGATCAGTATTGGAAATGAACGGAGAAGTGGTGGAACGTGCGGAACCACATATTGGATCACTCCA TAGAGGGACTGAGAAATTAATCGAGTACAAAACTTATCTTCAAGCTTTACCTTATTTTGATCGTTTAGA CTATGTTTCTACGATGGCCCAAGAACACACTCATTCTTCAGCCGCAGAGAGACTTTTGAATTGTGAGGTACCATTACGAGCTCAATATATAAGAGTGTTATTCTGTGAAATAACTCGAATTTCAAATCATTCACTCGCTTCAACTACTCATGCTATGGATGTGGGAGCATCAACTCCGTTCCTTTGGGCTTTTGAGGAGCGGGAGAAATTGTTGGAATTCTATGAAAGAGTCCCGGGAGCCAGGATGCATGCCAGTTTCATACGACCTGGTGGAGTGGCACAAGATCTGCCTCTTGGCTTATGTTGAGATATTGATTCCTCCACACAACAATTTGCTTCTCGTATCGACGAATTAGAAGAGATGTCAACCGGCAACCGTATCTGGAAACAACAATTAGTGGATATTGGTACTGTCACTGCACAGCAAGCAAAGGATTGGGGATTCAGTGGTGTAATGTTAAGAGGTC TGAAGTGGTGGGCCTACCCATCCCAACCTGGGGTATGCTGGGATTCGCGAAGAGCAGCACCTTACGATGTTCATGACCAATCGGATCTTGACGTAACAGTAGGTACCAGAGGAGATCACTATGATCGTTACTGTATCCGTATTGAAGAGATGCGACAAAGTGTTCGGATCATTGTGCAATGTCCTAATCAAATGCCTAGTGGCATGATCAAAGCCGATGATCGTAAGCTATGTCCTCCATCACGATCTCGAATGAAACTATCCATGGAAT CCTCAATTCACCATTTCAAACTTTATACAGAAGGTTTTTCCGTACCAGCTCCTTCTACCTATACCGCAGTTGAAGCACCTAAAGGTGAATTTGGTGTCTTTCTTGTTAGTAATGGGAGTAATCATCCCTACCGTTGTAAAATAAGAGCACCTAGCTTTGCCCATTCACAAGGACTCGATTCTATGTCCAAACATCACATGCCGGCAGATGTAGTCACCATCATAGGTACTCAAGATATTGTGTTTGGAGAGGTAGATAGATAG